A genomic stretch from Theobroma cacao cultivar B97-61/B2 chromosome 4, Criollo_cocoa_genome_V2, whole genome shotgun sequence includes:
- the LOC18600905 gene encoding uncharacterized protein LOC18600905 isoform X2 has translation MLNNMENERRNNNKNEDARMRGFRPSLRAMMLVIAVIWVGVAALYGLLKPVSNGCIMTYMYPTYIPISTREGVSSVKYGLYLYHEGWRKIDFKEHLKNLNGIPVLFIPGNGGSYKQVRSLAAESDRAYQGGSLERTFYREAYLTSEEGGNVDVADFQLPNRYANRLDWFAVDLEGEHSAMDGRILEEHTEYVVYAIHRILDQYKESRDARKREGAATTGSLPKSVILIGHSMGGFVARAATIHPHLRKSAVETILTLSSPHQSPPVALQPSLGHYYESINQEWKKGYEVQTTQTGHYVSGPALSHVVVVSISGGYNDYQVRSKLESLDSIVPPTHGFMISSTSMKNVWLSMEHQAILWCNQLVVQVSHTLLSLIDSRTGQPLPDTRQRLEIFTRMLRSGIPQSFNWKMQSQSSWSTHVPVKDVKDTAGSQVHNLFDCPSSVHWSDDGLERDLYIQTTTVTVLAMDGRRRWLDIEKLGSNGKSHFIFVTNLAPCSGVRIHLWPQKGKSSSDLPAGKRVLEVTSKMVQIPAGPAPRQIEPGSQTEQAPPSAVLHLGPEEMHGFRFLTISVAPRPTISGRPPPATSMAVGQFFNPDEGEIEFSPISMLLATHSHKDVLLKEDHPLAFNLSFAISLGLLPVTFSLKTAGCGIKDSGLLDEAGDLENTKLCKLRCFPPVALAWDPTSGLHVFPNLYSETLVVDSSPALWASTGTEKTTVLLLLDPHCSYKASIAVSVTPAASRFLLLYSSQIVGFSVAVILFALMRQAHARPIPSILKAVESNLKIPFPFLPFAVVPILVSLFFSFLTSQPFPPFFSFTIVSMICYLFANGFVILLILVSQLVFYVAASIHVLIKRRWQLWEGNFCFLFLQWFMNLSSKFFSLKVVRVLRANPLFIPISAAIVLSTFVHPALGLFILILSHALCCHSSLCNHARKKELSDCKGEGNYLSQQFASKPGSPSKENSSSYGQTQEDTFHHRHGLLMLHLLAALMFVPSLVSWLQRIGMHQSFPRFLDSFLCICLILHGIFSSESLLSSSLPFPRILGQEVRLNFVYLIAGMYSYLSGLALEPYKVFYAMGAVGIVSFALSILQVWTGAPRFGRRRHWHRH, from the exons ATGTTGAATAATATGGAAAATGAGAGACggaataataacaaaaatgaGGATGCGAGAATGCGAGGGTTTAGGCCTAGTTTGAGGGCTATGATGCTTGTGATTGCGGTGATATGGGTTGGTGTAGCTGCTTTGTATGGTTTGTTGAAGCCTGTATCGAACGGATGTATTATGACATATATGTATCCGACTTATATCCCGATTTCCACCAGAGAGGGCGTCTCATCTGTGAAGTACGGGTTGTATTTGTACCATGAAGGTTGGAGAAAGATTGATTTTAAGGAACACTTGAAGAACCTAAATGGAATTCCGGTTCTTTTTATTCCAGGCAATGGTGGCAGCTACAAACAG GTGCGCTCCTTGGCAGCTGAATCTGATAGAGCTTATCAAGGAGGTTCACTTGAACGTACATTCTATAGAGAAGCTTATCTAACTTCTGAGGAGGGAGGGAATGTGGATGTGGCTGACTTTCAATTACCCAACCGATATGCTAACAGGCTCGATTGGTTTGCTGTGGATCTTGAGGGTGAACATTCTGCAATGGATGGTCGGATACTCGAAGAGCACACTGAATATGTTGTATATGCTATTCATAGG ATTTTGGATCAATACAAAGAATCCCGTGATGCTCGGAAAAGAGAGGGTGCTGCAACCACTGGTAGTTTGCCAAAAAGTGTCATATTGATTGGCCACTCTATGGGTGGTTTTGTTGCTAGAGCTGCAACTATCCACCCACATCTAAGGAAATCTGCAGTTGAGACTATTCTCACTCTTTCAAGCCCCCACCA ATCACCTCCTGTGGCATTGCAACCATCCCTAGGTCATTACTATGAAAGTATAAATCAAGAATGGAAAAAGGGGTATGAGGTTCAAACCACTCAGACAGGGCATTATGTGTCTGGTCCAGCACTTTCTCATGTAGTTGTTGTTTCCATTTCTGGTGGTTATAATGATTATCAG GTACGCTCAAAATTAGAATCACTTGACAGTATTGTGCCCCCCACTCATGGATTTATGATAAGCAGTACGAGCATGAAAAATGTATGGCTATCTATGGAACATCAAGCTATTTTGTGGTGTAATCAACTAGTTGTGCAA GTGTCACATACTCTCCTTAGTTTGATAGACTCCAGAACAGGTCAGCCTTTGCCTGACACTCGACAAAGACTTGAAATATTTACAAGGATGCTTCGTAGTGGAATTCCGCAAAGTTTCAACTGGAAGATGCAATCACAGTCATCCTGGTCAACTCATGTTCCTGTGAAGGATGTAAAAGACACTGCTG GTTCCCAAGTGCATAACTTATTTGACTGTCCTAGCAGTGTCCATTGGAGTGATGATGGCCTTGAGAGGGATTTGTATATTCAGACAACAACCGTCACTGTTTTGGCCATGGATGGGAGAAGGCGGTGGTTGGACATAGAGAAATTG GGGTCCAATGGCAAAAGCCACTTCATATTTGTGACAAACCTTGCTCCTTGTTCTGGAGTCCGAATTCATCTCTGGCCTCAAAAGGGGAAATCATCTTCAGACTTGCCTGCTGGTAAAAGGGTTCTGGAAGTGACATCAAAGATGGTGCAAATTCCTGCAGGACCAGCACCAAGGCAG ATTGAGCCTGGCAGTCAGACTGAGCAAGCACCTCCATCCGCGGTACTTCATTTGGGTCCTGAGGAAATGCATGGCTTCAGATTCCTGACTATCTCAGTTGCACCTCGTCCG ACTATTTCAGGGAGGCCTCCGCCAGCCACTTCCATGGCAGTTGGGCAATTCTTTAATCCAGATGAAGGGGAGATAGAGTTCTCTCCTATATCGATGCTTCTGGCAACTCATTCGCATAAG GATGTATTGTTGAAGGAGGACCACCCACTTGCCTTCAATCTATCATTTGCAATTAGTTTAGGTCTTTTGCCTGTTACCTTCTCTTTGAAAACTGCTGGCTGTGGAATAAAAGATTCTGGGCTTCTTGATGAAGCTGGAGATTTGGAAAACACTA AGCTTTGCAAGCTGCGCTGTTTCCCACCTGTAGCACTTGCTTGGGATCCCACATCAGGTCTTCACGTATTTCCAAATTTGTACAGTGAGACTCTTGTTGTTGATTCCTCCCCAGCACTTTGGGCTTCGACTGGAACAGAGAAAACCACTGTTCTCTTACTG CTTGACCCACATTGTTCATATAAGGCAAGCATAGCTGTTTCTGTAACTCCAGCGGCCAGCAGATTTTTGCTTCTATATAGTTCGCAG ATAGTTGGGTTCTCTGTTGCTGTTATACTTTTTGCTCTGATGCGACAAGCACATGCAAGGCCAATTCCTTCTATACTGAAAGCTGTGGAGTCCAACCTAAAAATACCATTCCCATTTTTGCCTTTTGCTGTAGTACCCATTTTGGTTTCcttgttcttttcctttctaacATCTCAACCATTTCCTCCATTCTTTAGCTTCACCATTGTGTCAATGATTTGCTACCTATTTGCAAATGGGTTTGTAATTCTACTGATATTAGTTTCCCAGTTGGTCTTCTATGTGGCTGCCTCTATACATGTTCTCATAAAGAGGAG GTGGCAACTATGGGAAGGaaatttttgctttttatttcTGCAATGGTTTATGAATCTTTCTTCCAAGTTCTTTTCATTAAAG GTGGTAAGGGTTCTAAGAGCCAATCCATTATTCATTCCAATATCAGCAGCAATTGTTTTGTCTACATTTGTACATCCAGCACTTGGCCTATTCATACTGATCTTGTCTCATGCTTTGTGTTGTCATAGTTCGCTGTGCAA CCATgcaaggaaaaaggaattgtCTGATTGCAAAGGTGAAGGCAATTATTTGTCTCAGCAGTTTGCATCCAAACCTGGTTCCCCTTCTAAAGAAAACAGCTCCAGTTATGGTCAGACACAAGAGGATACCTTCCACCACCGGCATGGCTTACTGATGCTTCATCTTCTTGCAGCACTAATGTTTGTTCCCTCTCTCGTTTCTTGGTTGCAG AGAATAGGGATGCATCAGAGCTTTCCAAGGTTCCTGGATTCATTCCTTTGCATTTGTTTGATCCTTCATGGTATCTTTAGTTCAGAGTCGTTGCTAAGTTCCTCGTTGCCCTTTCCACGCATCCTGGGTCAGGAAGTGAGACTGAATTTCGTCTACCTAATTGCCGGAATGTACTCCTATTTATCTGGTCTGGCTTTGGAACCTTATAAAGTGTTTTATGCCATGGGTGCCGTTGGGATCGTATCCTTTGCATTGAGTATCTTACAGGTATGGACAGGAGCACCGCGGTTCGGAAGAAGACGGCATTGGCACAGACACTAG
- the LOC18600905 gene encoding uncharacterized protein LOC18600905 isoform X1: MLNNMENERRNNNKNEDARMRGFRPSLRAMMLVIAVIWVGVAALYGLLKPVSNGCIMTYMYPTYIPISTREGVSSVKYGLYLYHEGWRKIDFKEHLKNLNGIPVLFIPGNGGSYKQVRSLAAESDRAYQGGSLERTFYREAYLTSEEGGNVDVADFQLPNRYANRLDWFAVDLEGEHSAMDGRILEEHTEYVVYAIHRILDQYKESRDARKREGAATTGSLPKSVILIGHSMGGFVARAATIHPHLRKSAVETILTLSSPHQSPPVALQPSLGHYYESINQEWKKGYEVQTTQTGHYVSGPALSHVVVVSISGGYNDYQVRSKLESLDSIVPPTHGFMISSTSMKNVWLSMEHQAILWCNQLVVQVSHTLLSLIDSRTGQPLPDTRQRLEIFTRMLRSGIPQSFNWKMQSQSSWSTHVPVKDVKDTAGSQVHNLFDCPSSVHWSDDGLERDLYIQTTTVTVLAMDGRRRWLDIEKLGSNGKSHFIFVTNLAPCSGVRIHLWPQKGKSSSDLPAGKRVLEVTSKMVQIPAGPAPRQIEPGSQTEQAPPSAVLHLGPEEMHGFRFLTISVAPRPTISGRPPPATSMAVGQFFNPDEGEIEFSPISMLLATHSHKDVLLKEDHPLAFNLSFAISLGLLPVTFSLKTAGCGIKDSGLLDEAGDLENTKLCKLRCFPPVALAWDPTSGLHVFPNLYSETLVVDSSPALWASTGTEKTTVLLLLDPHCSYKASIAVSVTPAASRFLLLYSSQIVGFSVAVILFALMRQAHARPIPSILKAVESNLKIPFPFLPFAVVPILVSLFFSFLTSQPFPPFFSFTIVSMICYLFANGFVILLILVSQLVFYVAASIHVLIKRRWQLWEGNFCFLFLQWFMNLSSKFFSLKVVRVLRANPLFIPISAAIVLSTFVHPALGLFILILSHALCCHSSLCNSLTTSFRSHARKKELSDCKGEGNYLSQQFASKPGSPSKENSSSYGQTQEDTFHHRHGLLMLHLLAALMFVPSLVSWLQRIGMHQSFPRFLDSFLCICLILHGIFSSESLLSSSLPFPRILGQEVRLNFVYLIAGMYSYLSGLALEPYKVFYAMGAVGIVSFALSILQVWTGAPRFGRRRHWHRH, encoded by the exons ATGTTGAATAATATGGAAAATGAGAGACggaataataacaaaaatgaGGATGCGAGAATGCGAGGGTTTAGGCCTAGTTTGAGGGCTATGATGCTTGTGATTGCGGTGATATGGGTTGGTGTAGCTGCTTTGTATGGTTTGTTGAAGCCTGTATCGAACGGATGTATTATGACATATATGTATCCGACTTATATCCCGATTTCCACCAGAGAGGGCGTCTCATCTGTGAAGTACGGGTTGTATTTGTACCATGAAGGTTGGAGAAAGATTGATTTTAAGGAACACTTGAAGAACCTAAATGGAATTCCGGTTCTTTTTATTCCAGGCAATGGTGGCAGCTACAAACAG GTGCGCTCCTTGGCAGCTGAATCTGATAGAGCTTATCAAGGAGGTTCACTTGAACGTACATTCTATAGAGAAGCTTATCTAACTTCTGAGGAGGGAGGGAATGTGGATGTGGCTGACTTTCAATTACCCAACCGATATGCTAACAGGCTCGATTGGTTTGCTGTGGATCTTGAGGGTGAACATTCTGCAATGGATGGTCGGATACTCGAAGAGCACACTGAATATGTTGTATATGCTATTCATAGG ATTTTGGATCAATACAAAGAATCCCGTGATGCTCGGAAAAGAGAGGGTGCTGCAACCACTGGTAGTTTGCCAAAAAGTGTCATATTGATTGGCCACTCTATGGGTGGTTTTGTTGCTAGAGCTGCAACTATCCACCCACATCTAAGGAAATCTGCAGTTGAGACTATTCTCACTCTTTCAAGCCCCCACCA ATCACCTCCTGTGGCATTGCAACCATCCCTAGGTCATTACTATGAAAGTATAAATCAAGAATGGAAAAAGGGGTATGAGGTTCAAACCACTCAGACAGGGCATTATGTGTCTGGTCCAGCACTTTCTCATGTAGTTGTTGTTTCCATTTCTGGTGGTTATAATGATTATCAG GTACGCTCAAAATTAGAATCACTTGACAGTATTGTGCCCCCCACTCATGGATTTATGATAAGCAGTACGAGCATGAAAAATGTATGGCTATCTATGGAACATCAAGCTATTTTGTGGTGTAATCAACTAGTTGTGCAA GTGTCACATACTCTCCTTAGTTTGATAGACTCCAGAACAGGTCAGCCTTTGCCTGACACTCGACAAAGACTTGAAATATTTACAAGGATGCTTCGTAGTGGAATTCCGCAAAGTTTCAACTGGAAGATGCAATCACAGTCATCCTGGTCAACTCATGTTCCTGTGAAGGATGTAAAAGACACTGCTG GTTCCCAAGTGCATAACTTATTTGACTGTCCTAGCAGTGTCCATTGGAGTGATGATGGCCTTGAGAGGGATTTGTATATTCAGACAACAACCGTCACTGTTTTGGCCATGGATGGGAGAAGGCGGTGGTTGGACATAGAGAAATTG GGGTCCAATGGCAAAAGCCACTTCATATTTGTGACAAACCTTGCTCCTTGTTCTGGAGTCCGAATTCATCTCTGGCCTCAAAAGGGGAAATCATCTTCAGACTTGCCTGCTGGTAAAAGGGTTCTGGAAGTGACATCAAAGATGGTGCAAATTCCTGCAGGACCAGCACCAAGGCAG ATTGAGCCTGGCAGTCAGACTGAGCAAGCACCTCCATCCGCGGTACTTCATTTGGGTCCTGAGGAAATGCATGGCTTCAGATTCCTGACTATCTCAGTTGCACCTCGTCCG ACTATTTCAGGGAGGCCTCCGCCAGCCACTTCCATGGCAGTTGGGCAATTCTTTAATCCAGATGAAGGGGAGATAGAGTTCTCTCCTATATCGATGCTTCTGGCAACTCATTCGCATAAG GATGTATTGTTGAAGGAGGACCACCCACTTGCCTTCAATCTATCATTTGCAATTAGTTTAGGTCTTTTGCCTGTTACCTTCTCTTTGAAAACTGCTGGCTGTGGAATAAAAGATTCTGGGCTTCTTGATGAAGCTGGAGATTTGGAAAACACTA AGCTTTGCAAGCTGCGCTGTTTCCCACCTGTAGCACTTGCTTGGGATCCCACATCAGGTCTTCACGTATTTCCAAATTTGTACAGTGAGACTCTTGTTGTTGATTCCTCCCCAGCACTTTGGGCTTCGACTGGAACAGAGAAAACCACTGTTCTCTTACTG CTTGACCCACATTGTTCATATAAGGCAAGCATAGCTGTTTCTGTAACTCCAGCGGCCAGCAGATTTTTGCTTCTATATAGTTCGCAG ATAGTTGGGTTCTCTGTTGCTGTTATACTTTTTGCTCTGATGCGACAAGCACATGCAAGGCCAATTCCTTCTATACTGAAAGCTGTGGAGTCCAACCTAAAAATACCATTCCCATTTTTGCCTTTTGCTGTAGTACCCATTTTGGTTTCcttgttcttttcctttctaacATCTCAACCATTTCCTCCATTCTTTAGCTTCACCATTGTGTCAATGATTTGCTACCTATTTGCAAATGGGTTTGTAATTCTACTGATATTAGTTTCCCAGTTGGTCTTCTATGTGGCTGCCTCTATACATGTTCTCATAAAGAGGAG GTGGCAACTATGGGAAGGaaatttttgctttttatttcTGCAATGGTTTATGAATCTTTCTTCCAAGTTCTTTTCATTAAAG GTGGTAAGGGTTCTAAGAGCCAATCCATTATTCATTCCAATATCAGCAGCAATTGTTTTGTCTACATTTGTACATCCAGCACTTGGCCTATTCATACTGATCTTGTCTCATGCTTTGTGTTGTCATAGTTCGCTGTGCAA ttctttgacaacctcaTTTCGCAGCCATgcaaggaaaaaggaattgtCTGATTGCAAAGGTGAAGGCAATTATTTGTCTCAGCAGTTTGCATCCAAACCTGGTTCCCCTTCTAAAGAAAACAGCTCCAGTTATGGTCAGACACAAGAGGATACCTTCCACCACCGGCATGGCTTACTGATGCTTCATCTTCTTGCAGCACTAATGTTTGTTCCCTCTCTCGTTTCTTGGTTGCAG AGAATAGGGATGCATCAGAGCTTTCCAAGGTTCCTGGATTCATTCCTTTGCATTTGTTTGATCCTTCATGGTATCTTTAGTTCAGAGTCGTTGCTAAGTTCCTCGTTGCCCTTTCCACGCATCCTGGGTCAGGAAGTGAGACTGAATTTCGTCTACCTAATTGCCGGAATGTACTCCTATTTATCTGGTCTGGCTTTGGAACCTTATAAAGTGTTTTATGCCATGGGTGCCGTTGGGATCGTATCCTTTGCATTGAGTATCTTACAGGTATGGACAGGAGCACCGCGGTTCGGAAGAAGACGGCATTGGCACAGACACTAG